One window from the genome of Nicotiana tomentosiformis chromosome 5, ASM39032v3, whole genome shotgun sequence encodes:
- the LOC104104643 gene encoding transcription factor GTE6-like isoform X1: protein MEGVDASNLDLEKVGPQGNAAEVDGFRCSVDELVMKVDQLEQRVNEVEKFYLNASIKQPNTSKNTSSGKHKDKEKHVPGFKKLQLEASRGEAAAAKRMQELMRQFGTILRQITQHKWAWPFMQPVDVEGLGLHDYYEIIDRPMDFSTIKNQMEARDGAGYKHVREIFADVRLVFKNAMKYNDEKSDVHRMAKTLLEKFEEKWLQLLPKVTEEVTITLDVSSLEKRREEEEAEVQLNMQLAQEAAHAKLARDLCNELYEADTHLEELREMVVTRCRKISIEEKRNLGIALTKLSPEDLSKALEIVAQNNPLFPASAEEVELDIDAQSELTLWRLKFFVKDALEVQGKSTSKGDNSNSVNPNISAASKRKKEICDALVKNAKKRNKKPSK, encoded by the exons ATGGAAGGTGTAGATGCATCCAATTTGGATTTGGAAAAGGTGGGACCACAAGGTAATGCTGCGGAAGTGGATGGTTTTAGATGCAGTGTTGATGAGCTAGTCATGAAAGTCGATCAG CTTGAACAAAGAGTGAATGAAGTTGAGAAGTTCTACTTGAACGCAAGTATAAAGCAACCAAACACTTCAAAGAATACTTCTTCAGGGAAGCACAAAGATAAGGAGAAACATGTTCCTGGCTTTAAGAAGCTACAACTAGAAGCATCACGTGGAGAGGCCGCTGCGGCTAAGAGGATGCAGGAGCTTATGCGCCAGTTTGGCACAATTTTGCGCCAG ATCACTCAGCACAAATGGGCTTGGCCTTTTATGCAGCCGGTTGATGTTGAAGGACTTGGGTTGCATGACTATTATGAG ATTATTGATAGGCCCATGGACTTCAGTACAATAAAGAACCAAATGGAGGCCAGGGATGGTGCCGGGTATAAGCACGTCAGAGAGATTTTTGCTGATGTTAGACTGGTGTTCAAGAATGCAATGAAGTACAATGATGAAAAGAGTGATGTTCATCGAATGGCGAAAACATTATTGGAAAAATTTGAGGAGAAATGGTTGCAACTTTTGCCAAAAGTTACTGAGGAGGTAACTATTACTTTGGACGTTAGTTCTTTG gaaaaaaGACGAGAAGAGGAGGAAGCAGAAGTTCAACTGAATATGCAGCTTGCTCAGGAGGCCGCTCATGCCAAATTGGCGAGGGATCTGTGCAACGAG CTTTATGAAGCTGATACACACTTGGAGGAACTCAGAGAGATGGTGGTCACAAGATGCAG AAAAATATCAATAGAGGAGAAGAGAAATCTAGGAATAGCTCTCACGAAGTTATCTCCCGAAGATCTTAGTAAGGCTCTGGAGATAGTAGCGCAAAATAATCCACTATTTCCAGCCTCGGCAGAAGAGGTGGAACTTGACATTGATGCTCAG AGTGAATTGACATTGTGGAGGCTAAAATTTTTCGTCAAGGATGCATTAGAAGTTCAGGGCAAGAGTACAAGCAAAGGTGATAACAGTAACTCGGTCAATCCTAATATTAGTGCTGCCTCCAAAAGAAAAAAGGAGATTTGTGATGCTCTTGTGAAGAATGCCAAGAAACGAAATAAAAAGCCATCTAAATGA
- the LOC104104643 gene encoding transcription factor GTE6-like isoform X2, which translates to MEGVDASNLDLEKVGPQGNAAEVDGFRCSVDELVMKVDQLEQRVNEVEKFYLNASIKQPNTSKNTSSGKHKDKEKHVPGFKKLQLEASRGEAAAAKRMQELMRQFGTILRQITQHKWAWPFMQPVDVEGLGLHDYYEIIDRPMDFSTIKNQMEARDGAGYKHVREIFADVRLVFKNAMKYNDEKSDVHRMAKTLLEKFEEKWLQLLPKVTEEEKRREEEEAEVQLNMQLAQEAAHAKLARDLCNELYEADTHLEELREMVVTRCRKISIEEKRNLGIALTKLSPEDLSKALEIVAQNNPLFPASAEEVELDIDAQSELTLWRLKFFVKDALEVQGKSTSKGDNSNSVNPNISAASKRKKEICDALVKNAKKRNKKPSK; encoded by the exons ATGGAAGGTGTAGATGCATCCAATTTGGATTTGGAAAAGGTGGGACCACAAGGTAATGCTGCGGAAGTGGATGGTTTTAGATGCAGTGTTGATGAGCTAGTCATGAAAGTCGATCAG CTTGAACAAAGAGTGAATGAAGTTGAGAAGTTCTACTTGAACGCAAGTATAAAGCAACCAAACACTTCAAAGAATACTTCTTCAGGGAAGCACAAAGATAAGGAGAAACATGTTCCTGGCTTTAAGAAGCTACAACTAGAAGCATCACGTGGAGAGGCCGCTGCGGCTAAGAGGATGCAGGAGCTTATGCGCCAGTTTGGCACAATTTTGCGCCAG ATCACTCAGCACAAATGGGCTTGGCCTTTTATGCAGCCGGTTGATGTTGAAGGACTTGGGTTGCATGACTATTATGAG ATTATTGATAGGCCCATGGACTTCAGTACAATAAAGAACCAAATGGAGGCCAGGGATGGTGCCGGGTATAAGCACGTCAGAGAGATTTTTGCTGATGTTAGACTGGTGTTCAAGAATGCAATGAAGTACAATGATGAAAAGAGTGATGTTCATCGAATGGCGAAAACATTATTGGAAAAATTTGAGGAGAAATGGTTGCAACTTTTGCCAAAAGTTACTGAGGAG gaaaaaaGACGAGAAGAGGAGGAAGCAGAAGTTCAACTGAATATGCAGCTTGCTCAGGAGGCCGCTCATGCCAAATTGGCGAGGGATCTGTGCAACGAG CTTTATGAAGCTGATACACACTTGGAGGAACTCAGAGAGATGGTGGTCACAAGATGCAG AAAAATATCAATAGAGGAGAAGAGAAATCTAGGAATAGCTCTCACGAAGTTATCTCCCGAAGATCTTAGTAAGGCTCTGGAGATAGTAGCGCAAAATAATCCACTATTTCCAGCCTCGGCAGAAGAGGTGGAACTTGACATTGATGCTCAG AGTGAATTGACATTGTGGAGGCTAAAATTTTTCGTCAAGGATGCATTAGAAGTTCAGGGCAAGAGTACAAGCAAAGGTGATAACAGTAACTCGGTCAATCCTAATATTAGTGCTGCCTCCAAAAGAAAAAAGGAGATTTGTGATGCTCTTGTGAAGAATGCCAAGAAACGAAATAAAAAGCCATCTAAATGA
- the LOC138892781 gene encoding uncharacterized protein, with amino-acid sequence MSVTQYEMRFSELARHAIWLVPIDRERIMRFIDGLNYRLRFIMTREIASDVRFNEVVDISRWLEQVRSQEHEEREAKMPRGSGSFSSSSSRGQSHHNRGRPYRPAQMAHPVHCGASVSHGSYSAHTGQLSLNALPAQSSSVLGPSSSYSSSRGLIQSPSPLTDWSCFECGEFGHVKRYCPNLLGGLIQQRGQVMTFAPVTSPPTQPAQCGAQAARGCPRGEADQVVVRLDAMLFP; translated from the coding sequence atgtcagtgactcagtatgagatgagattttcagagttggctcgtcacgcgatctggttggttcccatagatagggagaggattatgaggttcattgatggactcaacTATAGATTGCGCTTCATCATGACTCGGGAGATTGCATCAGATGTTAGGTtcaacgaggtggttgatatttctAGGTGGCTAGAGCAGGTTCGTAGTCAGGAGCATGAGGAAAGGGAGGCCAAGATGCCTCGTGGTTCGGGTAGTTTCAGTAGTTCCTCATCTAGAGGGCAGTCCCACCATAACAGGGGTcgcccttataggcccgctcagatggctcatccggttcattgtggtgcatcagttagccatggttcatatagtgctcATACGGGTCAGTTATCTCTCAatgccctcccagctcagagttcatcagTATTAggtccttctagcagttattctagttctcggggtcTGATTCAATCTCCATCGCCATTGACGGATTGGAGTTGCTTCGaatgtggggagtttgggcatgtgAAGAGGTATTGTCCCAATCTCTTGGGAGGTCTAATTCAGCAGAGGGGTCAGGTTATGACTttcgcaccagttacttcaccacccactcagccagctcagtgtggggctcaggcagctagaggttgccctagaggggaggccgatcaggtggtagtcaggctcgatgctatgcttttcccgtGA